A stretch of Schistocerca americana isolate TAMUIC-IGC-003095 chromosome 3, iqSchAmer2.1, whole genome shotgun sequence DNA encodes these proteins:
- the LOC124606952 gene encoding uncharacterized protein LOC124606952, with the protein MMLRNKKVLANISGVAVKRKMARNRSVLKQSQSEGHLEAKSTRKHDSVLHHCTDLCKSLSSCDYISGAEQSSSIAEHSSMSLMKNTPSAEVGKCSSALVGSNTSSSQGSPKSNKTADLQSSTVSEDSVRSLDMEDSIVEVIPIEISDVRILETKSHKPSSSGNKPIDADTSDVIIIPDSPGQGTAGNKASKTTSNEISRVQRGRKRKNSDDSGIEILCDISGSRPKKQQKINIASKGSSGDGDDIIFISAEDDEVSVIKTKEEHKTPQEDVIILDSPPVQTPVQNSDKTPKKMVSASTSVTGLIPHYTQHLIDYISLDGRPPVNISDSSIGTPVLPFSLRDAFRDEEEMVQRRIPVLRRAQGTRASIRRQRERAAFHNRLVHARSQAGRSNCIPVSTCAYFPPHPSNALIGNQTSTIGNAAENSTAQNSTNQNVAPENSVQQNSTTQNVAPENSVQQNSTTQNVAPENSVQSAPEVSQSPACVYGTNIYNPNASDKEKDGLRPVIIDGNNIAMGHGKGKCFSWRGLHICIKYFLKRGHKVTAFVPTFRRGACPPDLRSELEEYERSGQVVFTPSRRIEGRLIVPYDDRFIVQCAAELGGVIVSTDNFRDLLSENTTWKETIEKRLLMFTWVGDLLMFPHDPLGRNGPKFEEFLRFPKKL; encoded by the exons ATGATGCTTCGAAACAAAAAGGTGTTAGCAAATATTTCTGGAGTTGCTGTTAAGAGGAAGATGGCTAGAAACAGGAGCGTATTAAAACAGTCACAATCAGAAGGCCACCTTGAAGCAAAAAGCACGAGGAAACATGATTCAGTCTTACATCATTGCACTGATTTGTGCAAGTCTTTGTCCAGCTGTGACTATATTTCTGGTGCTGAGCAGTCATCATCTATTGCAGAACATTCTTCGATGAGCCTGATGAAAAATACTCCATCTGCTGAAGTGGGGAAGTGTAGTAGTGCTTTGGTAGGTAGTAACACCAGTTCATCACAGGGGTCGCCTAAATCTAATAAGACAGCAGATTTACAGTCGTCAACTGTCTCAGAAGATTCAGTACGAAGCCTTGACATGGAGGATTCCATTGTTGAAGTAATTCCCATAGAGATTTCTGATGTCCGTATATTGGAAACAAAATCACACAAGCCGTCTTCCAGTGGTAACAAACCGATAGATGCAGATACGTCAGATGTTATAATTATCCCAGATTCTCCAGGACAAGGGACTGCAGGGAACAAGGCTTCGAAGACTACTTCAAATGAAATTTCACGTGTGCAGCGAGGCAGGAAAAGAAAAAACAGTGATGATAGTGGGATTGAAATCTTGTGCGATATTTCAGGAAGTAGACCTAAGAAGCAGCAGAAAATTAATATTGCCAGTAAAGGGAGCAGTGGGGATGGAGATGATATTATCTTCATTAGTGCAGAAGATGATGAAGTGTCAGTCATCAAAACAAAGGAGGAGCACAAAACACCTCAAGAGGATGTAATAATTTTAGATTCGCCTCCTGTGCAAACTCCTGTGCAGAATTCAGACAAAACACCTAAGAAAATGGTTTCAGCATCTACAAGTGTAACTGGTTTAATTCCCCATTATACGCAACATTTAATAGATTATATTTCTCTTGATGGAAGACCACCTGTAAATATTTCTGACTCATCTATTGGGACACCTGTGTTGCCTTTTTCACTCAGAGATGCATTCAGAGATGAGGAGGAGATGGTGCAAAGACGGATTCCTGTTTTGAGACGGGCACAGGGTACCAGAGCTTCCATTCGGCGGCAAAGGGAAAGAGCTGCGTTTCATAACCGTTTAGTACATGCTCGCAGTCAAGCAGGCCGATCAAACTGTATACCTGTGTCTACTTGCGCTTACTTTCCCCCTCACCCTTCAAATGCACTGATTGGAAATCAGACTTCAACTATCGGAAATGCAGCCGAAAATTCAACTGCACAAAACTCGACAAACCAAAATGTAGCACCTGAAAACTCTGTACAACAAAACTCGACAACCCAAAATGTAGCACCTGAAAACTCTGTACAACAAAACTCGACAACCCAAAATGTAGCACCTGAAAACTCTGTACAATCAGCTCCAGAAGTTTCACAATCGCCAGCCTGTGTTTATGGAACCAACATTTACAACCCAAATGCGAGTGACAAAGAGAAGGATGGGTTGCGACCAGTCATCATTGATGGAAACAATATAGCAATGGG GCATGGAAAAGGAAAATGTTTTTCATGGCGAGGACTGCACATTTGTATCAAGTACTTTTTGAAGCGTGGTCATAAAGTGACAGCATTTGTGCCAACATTCCGGAGGGGTGCTTGCCCACCTGACCTTCGTTCTGAACTGGAGGAGTATGAGAGGAGTGGGCAGGTTGTATTCACACCAAGCAGAAGAATAGAAGGGCGACTCATTGTGCCATATGATGACAG GTTCATTGTGCAGTGTGCAGCAGAACTTGGTGGAGTTATAGTCTCCACAGACAACTTCCGTGATCTTCTAAGTGAAAATACCACCTGGAAGGAAACAATTGAAAAGAG gTTGCTGATGTTCACATGGGTTGGAGACTTGTTGATGTTCCCTCATGATCCGCTAGGGAGGAATGGTCCAAAATTTGAAGAGTTCCTTCGCTTTCCCAAGAAGTTATAA